One Natator depressus isolate rNatDep1 chromosome 3, rNatDep2.hap1, whole genome shotgun sequence DNA segment encodes these proteins:
- the LOC141983840 gene encoding uncharacterized protein LOC141983840: protein MKDRGHNRDPKQCRVKLKELRQAYQKTREANGRSGSEPQTCRFYDELHAILGGSATTTPAVLFDSFNGDGDNTEAGFGDEEEEDDDDDEVVDSSQQASGETGFPDSQELFLTLDLEPVPPEPTQGCLLDPAGGEGTSAACVSMITGSSPSQRLVKIRKKKKRTRDEMFSELMLSSHTDRAQTNAWRQIMSDCRKAQNDQEERWRAEESKWRAEERAEARMWRQRDERRQDSMLRLLEDQTSMLQPPV, encoded by the exons atgaaggacagaggccataacagggacccgaagcagtgccgcgtgaaactgaaggagctgaggcaagcctaccagaaaaccagagaggcgaacggccgctccgggtcagagccccaaacatgccgcttctatgatgagctgcatgccattttagggggttcagccaccactaccccagccgtgttgtttgactccttcaatggagatggagacaatacggaagcaggttttggggacgaagaagaagaagatgatgatgatgacgaggttgtagatagctcacagcaagcaagcggagaaaccggttttcccgacagccaggaactgtttctcaccctggacctggagccagtaccccccgaacccacccaaggctgcctcctggacccagcaggcggagaagggacctccg ctgcatgtgtttcaatgatcacaggatcttctccttcccagaggctagtgaagattagaaagaaaaaaaaacgcactcgagatgaaatgttctccgagctcatgctgtcctcccacactgacagagcacagacgaatgcgtggaggcaaataatgtcagactgcaggaaagcacaaaatgaccaggaggagaggtggcgggctgaagagagtaagtggcgggctgaagagagggctgaagctcgaatgtggcggcagcgtgatgagaggaggcaggattcaatgctgaggctgctggaggaccaaaccagtatgctccagc cccctgtgtaa